A single genomic interval of Macadamia integrifolia cultivar HAES 741 chromosome 6, SCU_Mint_v3, whole genome shotgun sequence harbors:
- the LOC122081795 gene encoding uncharacterized protein LOC122081795 isoform X3: MGDHGGWAQPSGLLPSETESMTRVLDPERWSKAEERTAELIDCIQPNAPSEERRNAVADYVQRLIMKCFSCQVFTFGSVPLKTYLPDGDIDLTAFSKNQNLKDTWANEVRDMLENEEKSENAEFRVKEVQYIQAEVKIIKCLVENIVVDISFNQLGGLCTLCFLEEVDHLINGNHLFKRSIILIKAWCYYESRILGAHHGLISTYALETLVLYIFNVFNNNFSGPLEVLYRFLEFFSNFDWDNFCVSLWGPVPVSSLPDTTAEPPRKDGGELLLNKRFLDACSSVYAVFPNGQENQGQPFLSKHFNVIDPLRTNNNLGRSVSKGNFFRIRSAFAFGAKRLARLLDCPKENLIAEVNQFFMNTWDRHGSGKRPDAPSSDLWRLQPSKPDRMDESENQRNYSNSKKKSENLTGHESEAEGINTFRGISSQQSAHSSEGMSRTSNVSAVSRTQSQKSYGNLNSSRISDQIAWNITGSESVHNEKSHRSSRADYLANEVQGRYQFVRTHSSPELTDTSGEISTRGRRNRVPETVKNVITSARQDYSSRRKNFDDEVSGSHSARSSSEDPSSLPHSSSHHSLDAAADSNSVSNSYHDEAGTGTMGEELSSVAETMEMHQEEQDLVNMMASSRVHGFNGQVQMPMNLASAHLPFPISPSVLASMGYAQRNFAGMVPTNFPLIEPPWGSNLQFAQGLVSSSLSHYFPNVSLAFNPEEMVETGNENSGLAEMSHEDGDRGFWHEQDASSIRGFDADNSNFQMFPSDEKQESTSVGFDFIPSSRVSSSGSTFARPQQKFLKENRGLVKEDNGDSFQYQHNRGSEMYSTDRNASLRSLPSPQDSSSRSRQSSESSWDASSVKVSKSTREKRGRKMVPSAVPATGYGKGKTGWLHEGSSVDHVSGHLDDDNRDWIPLSTMNSEIAERSTGSTSVTSPHVQNHHIPGYESAQISRSDSMMPIAPMLVGSGSRQRANDNSGVAPFTFYPTGPPVPFLTMLPVYNFPTETGNSDASTNHFEREGSLDSSRINQSDQNFDSAESLDHLEILSSSNSMKGTDSGEPTEEHKSDILNSDFASHWQNLQYGRFCQNPRYPGPLIYPSPVMVPPMYLQGHFPWDGPGRPLSANVNLFTQLMNYGPRLVPVAPLQPGSNRPAGVYQRYGDEVPRYRGGTGTYLPNPKVSFRDRQTSTTRNHRGSYNYDRNDQHGDREGNWNINSKPRATGRSHGRNQTEKPSSKPDRLASSDSRADRPWDSYRHDPFPSYQSQNGPFNSSSTLHSSPNNVGYGMYPFPAANSNGVTPTGPSVPSVVMLYSYDHNVGYGSPAEQLEFGSLGPVHFSGVNDVPQLGEGGPARSVYEQQRFQGGSSPDQPSSPQLQRGV; the protein is encoded by the exons ATGGGCGATCATGGTGGCTGGGCACAGCCAAGTGGCCTCTTGCCCAGTGAAACGGAATCCATGACTCGAGTACTTGACCCTGAGAGATGGTCTAAAGCTGAAGAGAGAACTGCAGAGCTGATTGACTGCATCCAGCCCAACGCACCTTCTGAAGAGCGAAGAAATGCAGTTGCAGATTACGTGCAGCGACTCATCATGAAGTGTTTCTCGTGTCAG GTGTTTACCTTTGGGTCTGTACCTCTCAAGACCTATTTACCAGATGGGGACATCGACTTAACTGCCTTCAGTAAGAATCAAAATTTGAAGGATACCTGGGCAAATGAGGTTCGTGatatgcttgagaatgaagAGAAGAGTGAAAATGCTGAATTTCGTGTAAAAGAAGTTCAGTACATTCAGGCAGAA GTGAAGATAATAAAATGTCTTGTAGAAAATATTGTTGTAGACATATCTTTTAACCAGCTTGGTGGGTTATGTACCCTTTGCTTCCTGGAGGAG GTTGACCATTTGATAAATGGAAATCATCTATTCAAACGCAGCATTATACTGATTAAAGCTTGGTGTTACTATGAGAGCCGCATATTGGGTGCTCATCATGGGCTTATTTCCACTTATGCCCTTGAAACGTTGGTTCTATACATATTTAATGTCTTCAACAATAACTTTTCTGGTCCCCTTGAG GTGCTCTATCGTTTTCTGGAGTTCTTCAGTAATTTTGATTGGGATAACTTTTGTGTGAGCCTCTGGGGTCCTGTGCCCGTTAGTTCACTTCCAGATACGACAG CGGAACCTCCACGAAAGGATGGTGGAGAGCTATTGCTCAACAAACGTTTTCTTGATGCTTGTAGCTCAGTGTATGCTGTTTTCCCTAATGGCCAAGAAAACCAGGGCCAACCCTTTCTTTCCAAGCATTTCAACGTTATTGACCCTTTACGTACAAACAATAATCTTGGACGTAGTGTCAGCAAAG GTAATTTCTTTCGGATTCGTAGTGCCTTTGCATTTGGAGCTAAAAGGCTAGCCAGATTACTTGATTGTCCAAAAGAAAACCTGATTGCTGAAGTCAATCAGTTCTTCATGAACACATGGGACAGGCATGGAAGTGGTAAGCGCCCTGACGCACCAAGTTCTGATTTATGGCGCTTGCAACCATCAAAACCAGATCGCATGGATGAGTCTGAGAATCAAAGGAACTATtcaaacagcaagaagaagAGTGAGAATCTGACAGGTCATGAATCTGAGGCTGAGGGGATTAACACATTCCGTGGAATCTCTTCTCAACAAAGTGCCCACTCCTCGGAAGGCATGTCTAGGACTAGTAATGTGTCTGCAGTTTCTCGTACTCAAAGCCAAAAGAGTTACGGTAACCTAAACAGCTCAAGGATCTCCGATCAAATTGCATGGAATATTACTGGGAGTGAGAGTGTACATAACGAGAAGAGTCACAGAAGTTCTAGAGCAGATTATTTGGCTAATGAAGTGCAGGGAAGGTATCAGTTTGTGAGGACACATTCTAGTCCTGAGCTTACAGACACATCTGGCGAAATTTCAACACGAGGAAGGCGCAACAGGGTGCCAGAAACAGTGAAAAACGTAATCACTTCTGCGAGGCAGGATTATAGTAGTAggagaaagaactttgatgATGAAGTTTCAGGAAGTCATAGTGCAAGGTCTTCGAGTGAGGATCCGTCATCATTGCCGCACAGCTCATCCCATCATAGCCTTGATGCTGCTGCTGATTCAAACAGTGTTTCAAATAGTTACCATGATGAAGCTGGGACGGGTACCATGGGAGAGGAGCTTTCATCTGTTGCTGAGACGATGGAGATGCATCAGGAAGAGCAAGACCTTGTGAACATGATGGCATCTTCCAGGGTCCATGGTTTTAACGGCCAAGTACAGATGCCAATGAATCTAGCTTCTGCACACCTCCCCTTTCCTATTTCACCTTCTGTTCTTGCTTCAATGGGTTATGCTCAAAGAAATTTTGCTGGGATGGTTCCAACTAATTTCCCCTTGATTGAGCCTCCCTGGGGCTCAAACCTGCAATTTGCTCAAGGTCTGGTTTCTTCATCATTATCCCATTATTTCCCTAACGTCAGCTTGGCATTTAATCCAGAGGAGATGGTTGAAACTGGTAATGAGAACTCAGGTTTGGCAGAAATGAGCCACGAGGATGGTGATCGTGGTTTCTGGCATGAGCAGGATGCAAGTTCTATCAGAGGGTTTGATGCTGATAATTCAAATTTCCAGATGTTTCCATCAGATGAAAAGCAAGAGTCAACATCTGTAGGGTTTGACTTCATTCCTTCATCTCGGGTTAGTAGCTCTGGCAGTACATTTGCAAGACCTCAACAgaagtttctcaaagaaaacagAGGGTTGGTAAAGGAAGATAATGGTGATAGTTTCCAGTACCAACACAACAGAGGCAGTGAAATGTACTCTACTGACAGAAATGCAAGTTTGAGGTCCTTACCTTCTCCGCAGGATAGTTCTTCAAGAAGTAGACAGTCTTCTGAAAGCTCTTGGGATGCATCATCTGTGAAGGTCTCAAAATCCACGAGAGAGAAGCGTGGAAGAAAAATGGTTCCGTCTGCAGTTCCAGCTACTGGTTATGGGAAGGGAAAGACAGGGTGGCTACATGAGGGTTCGTCAGTTGATCATGTTTCTGGTCATTTAGATGATGATAACAGAGATTGGATTCCTCTGTCAACAATGAATAGTGAAATTGCAGAAAGAAGTACTGGATCCACATCTGTGACCTCTCCGCATGTGCAAAACCATCATATACCTGGCTATGAATCAGCACAAATTAGTAGATCAGATTCAATGATGCCCATTGCCCCAATGCTTGTGGGTTCGGGTTCTCGACAGAGAGCCAACGATAATTCTGGGGTGGCACCCTTTACATTTTATCCAACAGGACCTCCGGTTCCATTCCTCACAATGCTTCCAGTGTACAATTTCCCAACAGAGACAGGCAATAGTGATGCATCCACGAACCATTTTGAAAGGGAGGGCAGCCTGGATAGCAGCCGTATAAACCAGTCTGATCAAAACTTTGATTCAGCTGAGAGCCTTGATCATTTGGAGATCCTCAGTAGTTCCAATTCCATGAAGGGTACTGATTCTGGGGAGCCTACTGAGGAGCACAAGTCTGACATTCTTAACAGTGACTTTGCTAGCCACTGGCAAAATCTGCAGTATGGACGGTTCTGCCAGAACCCACGATATCCTGGACCTCTAATTTATCCTTCACCTGTAATGGTACCACCTATGTATTTACAAGGCCATTTCCCATGGGATGGTCCTGGAAGACCTCTATCTGCAAATGTGAACCTCTTCACACAGCTCATGAATTATGGCCCTCGTCTTGTTCCTGTTGCGCCACTTCAACCTGGCTCTAATAGGCCTGCTGGTGTTTATCAGCGTTATGGTGATGAAGTCCCTAGATATCGTGGTGGTACTGGGACCTATCTGCCAAATCCT aaGGTTTCATTCCGGGACCGGCAAACTTCTACTACCAGAAACCACAGAGGGAGTTACAATTATGATCGAAATGACCAACATGGGGACAGGGAAGGGAATTGGAATATAAATTCAAAACCACGGGCGACTGGCCGCAGCCATGGACGCAACCAAACTGAGAAGCCATCCTCAAAGCCAGATCGGTTGGCATCTAGTGATAGTCGAGCTGACAGGCCATGGGATTCATACAGGCATGACCCATTCCCCTCATATCAGTCCCAGAATGGTCCATTCAACTCCTCCAGCACATTGCACAGTAGCCCAAACAATGTGGGGTATGGCATGTACCCCTTTCCAGCTGCGAACTCTAATGGTGTCACACCAACTGGACCTTCTGTTCCATCTGTTGTCATGTTGTATTCTTATGATCACAATGTTGGTTATGGTTCACCTGCTGAGCAGCTTGAGTTTGGCTCCCTTGGACCCGTTCATTTTTCTGGTGTAAATGATGTACCACAGCTTGGTGAAGGAGGACCAGCAAGGAGTGTATATGAGCAGCAAAGGTTTCAAGGGGGTTCCTCACCAGATCAGCCGTCTTCACCTCAACTTCAAAG GGGCGTTTGA